A single region of the Halobacterium wangiae genome encodes:
- a CDS encoding DoxX family protein — translation MSTEEVRLDSTIGGFTASGQLHTLSVWFILALRLMMGLAFFQSGVEKVLSGSFSAAGYLQNAPPANGSPVADLFVSMGNTPWFVDFVNVAVPWGEVLIGLGLIFGAFTRLAAFFGAFMMLMFYLGNWSVEHGYINGDFAYMLVFLSVAAFGAGRILGLDAYIEQYDVGGRPLVERYPWTRYLLG, via the coding sequence ATGTCAACAGAAGAGGTCCGACTCGATAGCACGATCGGTGGGTTCACCGCCTCGGGGCAACTCCACACCCTGAGCGTCTGGTTCATCCTCGCGCTCAGGCTGATGATGGGGCTGGCGTTCTTCCAGAGCGGCGTCGAGAAGGTGCTCTCAGGGAGCTTCAGCGCGGCGGGCTACCTCCAGAACGCGCCGCCCGCGAACGGCAGTCCGGTCGCGGACCTGTTCGTCTCGATGGGGAATACGCCGTGGTTCGTCGACTTCGTCAACGTCGCGGTGCCGTGGGGCGAGGTGCTCATCGGCCTGGGCCTCATCTTCGGCGCGTTCACGCGACTCGCGGCGTTCTTCGGCGCGTTCATGATGCTCATGTTCTACCTCGGGAACTGGAGCGTCGAGCACGGCTACATCAACGGCGACTTCGCGTACATGCTCGTCTTCCTCTCCGTGGCCGCGTTCGGCGCCGGGCGCATCCTCGGCCTCGACGCCTACATCGAGCAGTACGACGTCGGCGGGCGACCGCTCGTCGAGCGCTACCCCTGGACGCGCTACCTCCTCGGGTAG
- a CDS encoding redoxin domain-containing protein, translated as MLSTGDTAPTFSATLGTSDHEDFDLADHLGDGPVVLAFFPGAFTPPCTNEMVELQKHYEAFQDADATILGVSADSPFSQGAFREEHGLEFDLVSDTSGDAIRQFDLEIDIPDLGLFGVANRAVVVVDEDGTVVHTWVADDPTNEPDYEELLDAVHAA; from the coding sequence ATGCTGTCCACTGGCGACACAGCCCCGACGTTCTCCGCGACGCTCGGCACGAGTGACCACGAGGACTTCGACCTGGCCGACCACCTCGGTGACGGACCGGTCGTGCTCGCGTTCTTCCCGGGCGCGTTCACGCCGCCGTGCACGAACGAGATGGTCGAGCTCCAGAAGCACTACGAGGCGTTCCAGGATGCCGACGCGACCATCCTCGGCGTGAGCGCGGACTCGCCGTTCTCGCAGGGCGCGTTCCGCGAGGAGCACGGCCTCGAGTTCGACCTCGTCAGCGACACGAGCGGGGACGCCATCCGACAGTTCGACCTCGAGATCGACATCCCCGACCTCGGACTGTTCGGCGTCGCCAACCGGGCAGTGGTCGTCGTCGACGAGGACGGCACTGTCGTCCACACCTGGGTCGCGGACGACCCGACGAACGAACCGGACTACGAGGAGTTGCTCGACGCGGTCCACGCTGCGTAG
- a CDS encoding metal-dependent hydrolase, with amino-acid sequence MMLPTHALAGMVLALPVALAAPEYAGVALLAGLLGGILPDLDLYVAHRKTLHYPVYYSVGGATAVVAGVLAPTPLTVAVAVFLVAAAVHSVSDVFGGGLELRPWEETSERAVYDHFRGRWVAPRRWVGYDGSPADLALSVALAVPLLATQTGLLQLVVVATLVVAVSYVAVRRALPSLVVRLVSVLPTDVHPHLPERYVASRTGQSIRLEER; translated from the coding sequence ATGATGCTGCCGACGCACGCACTCGCCGGAATGGTGCTTGCTCTCCCCGTCGCGCTCGCCGCACCCGAGTACGCCGGCGTCGCACTGCTCGCCGGACTCCTCGGTGGCATTCTGCCCGACCTCGACCTCTACGTCGCCCACCGGAAGACGCTGCACTACCCGGTGTACTACTCGGTCGGCGGCGCCACGGCGGTCGTCGCTGGCGTCCTCGCCCCGACACCGTTGACGGTCGCCGTCGCCGTCTTCCTCGTGGCCGCGGCGGTCCACAGCGTGAGCGACGTCTTCGGCGGCGGGCTCGAACTCCGGCCGTGGGAGGAGACCTCCGAGCGAGCCGTCTACGACCACTTCCGGGGCCGGTGGGTCGCTCCGCGGCGCTGGGTGGGCTACGACGGCTCGCCAGCGGATCTGGCGCTCTCCGTCGCGCTGGCCGTCCCCCTGCTGGCCACCCAGACCGGACTGCTCCAGCTGGTCGTCGTCGCCACGCTCGTCGTCGCCGTCTCCTACGTAGCGGTCCGGCGGGCCCTCCCCTCGCTCGTCGTCCGTCTGGTCTCGGTGCTCCCGACCGACGTCCACCCCCACCTGCCCGAACGCTACGTCGCATCCCGGACCGGCCAGTCGATCCGCCTCGAGGAGCGGTAG
- a CDS encoding YqjF family protein — protein sequence MGRWTDGPPARWWALMVFSLHMGWRHVLFANWPVDPSVVGPHLPEALDLDTHDGRAWLSVVPYTNVDVRPTWAPKTLGFRLPELNLRTYVTHDGDPGVYFFSLDAEGVLGVLGARVLHSLPYYYARIDFQTDGERVRFESDRLHPGARPARFRGTYGPAGDGVSVEPGSLAHFLVERYRYYTESPGGTIRYAAVDHEPWPLSEADVAIETNTLFRANWFADPETEPVHFYSPGVETVASPSRRA from the coding sequence CTGGGGAGGTGGACTGATGGACCGCCAGCACGGTGGTGGGCACTGATGGTGTTCTCCCTGCACATGGGCTGGCGGCACGTCCTGTTCGCCAACTGGCCGGTCGACCCGTCGGTGGTCGGCCCACACCTCCCGGAGGCGCTCGACCTCGACACGCACGACGGACGGGCGTGGCTCTCCGTCGTCCCGTACACGAACGTCGACGTGCGGCCGACGTGGGCGCCCAAGACCCTCGGGTTCCGCCTGCCCGAACTCAACCTCCGGACGTACGTCACCCACGACGGCGACCCGGGCGTCTACTTCTTCAGCCTCGACGCGGAGGGCGTCCTCGGCGTCCTCGGTGCGCGAGTGCTCCACTCCCTCCCGTACTACTACGCCCGCATCGACTTCCAGACCGACGGCGAGCGCGTGCGCTTCGAGAGCGACAGGCTCCACCCGGGTGCTCGCCCGGCCCGCTTCCGGGGGACGTACGGTCCGGCTGGCGACGGCGTGTCCGTCGAACCCGGCTCGCTGGCCCACTTCCTCGTCGAGCGGTACCGGTACTACACGGAGTCCCCCGGAGGGACGATCAGGTACGCGGCCGTCGATCACGAACCGTGGCCGCTGTCCGAGGCCGACGTCGCGATCGAGACGAACACGCTGTTCCGCGCGAACTGGTTCGCCGACCCGGAGACCGAACCCGTCCACTTCTACAGTCCCGGCGTCGAGACCGTCGCGTCGCCGAGCCGTCGTGCGTAA
- a CDS encoding polymer-forming cytoskeletal protein, producing the protein MSPTEALPLLVVVVLLVSASGATVEEMDVTFDGDHAVESIDDVLVVAGGTTTVPADAALSGDVYVTGGTVQIDGPVDGDVTLLAGNLSVGEGATVTGSVETIAGDPAIAESASVGRVSTFGPPAPADSPARQVATFLVQFLLLGAVGWWLARRHPALLENVGHSVTDHPLVSGVIGSLAGTTLLVLFVYMAFTLVLLPVSILGLLAELLVVLYSQVVLGYLVGRRLPVADAGRATVVGVGAFLLAMELLGYVPVLGAVVQFALVVVGLGAVLNSYFGLQRFEPVTIPGEVD; encoded by the coding sequence GTGAGCCCTACCGAGGCCCTCCCGCTGCTCGTCGTCGTGGTCCTCCTCGTCTCCGCGAGCGGCGCGACCGTCGAGGAGATGGACGTCACCTTCGACGGCGACCACGCGGTCGAGTCGATAGACGACGTGCTCGTCGTCGCCGGCGGGACGACCACCGTTCCCGCCGACGCAGCCCTCTCGGGGGACGTCTACGTCACTGGCGGCACCGTGCAGATCGACGGCCCCGTCGACGGCGACGTGACGCTGCTCGCGGGGAACCTCTCGGTCGGCGAGGGCGCGACGGTGACTGGCAGCGTGGAGACGATCGCGGGCGACCCGGCGATCGCCGAGAGCGCGAGCGTCGGCCGGGTGTCGACGTTCGGCCCGCCGGCGCCCGCCGACTCCCCGGCGAGGCAGGTCGCGACGTTCCTGGTGCAGTTCCTCCTGCTCGGCGCCGTGGGGTGGTGGCTCGCGCGGCGCCACCCGGCACTGCTGGAGAACGTCGGCCACTCGGTCACCGACCACCCGCTCGTCAGCGGCGTGATCGGTTCGCTCGCGGGCACGACGCTGCTCGTCCTCTTCGTCTACATGGCGTTCACGCTCGTCCTGCTCCCGGTCAGCATCCTCGGCCTGCTCGCCGAGTTGCTGGTCGTCCTCTACAGCCAGGTCGTCCTCGGCTACCTCGTCGGCCGGCGGCTACCCGTGGCGGACGCCGGGCGAGCGACGGTGGTCGGCGTCGGCGCGTTCCTGCTCGCGATGGAACTGCTCGGGTACGTCCCGGTCCTCGGCGCCGTCGTCCAGTTCGCGCTGGTCGTGGTCGGACTCGGCGCCGTCCTGAACAGCTACTTCGGCCTCCAGCGCTTCGAACCGGTGACCATCCCTGGGGAGGTGGACTGA
- a CDS encoding MFS transporter: protein MELFATLRERRWATILGYVLFVALMVAGYYYNITFVQLGLIDLGTRLVGMSETAVSTWMADLALCTLVVAVVTGVTMDRRGWSTDLRTKLRLLLGVVLVQFALTLVAPEIRTVPGFGAWILAASVGLGVGFPVSFSLAVDLVPVPDRGYVAAAITAIAYFAANAYPLAWSVDVFSRLLVAVMLPGIVVLAVLVSGRVDRVEALLDDLAVQHREFGTGRFCQPDPIGTRSFAFAVPLILMFGVFFVDSLGFLRIIDTPALLLSSWQSPDLSTRLFIAVAHVVGAVMAGVIYTNFDLNRLFLWTFALFALTHVAYTSDLRVAALFPALASEGSSPLNPGLYAVAVSFYTTLNFALWPDLSTADTVGTHSAIGVGVAGWLATFLSTALALYFQATDLALLSHLNVVQALSLLLLFGLAVGLYVRGMVTVAREGSVA, encoded by the coding sequence ATGGAACTCTTCGCGACCCTCCGTGAACGCCGCTGGGCGACGATCCTGGGCTACGTGCTGTTCGTCGCACTGATGGTAGCCGGCTACTACTACAACATCACGTTCGTCCAGCTCGGACTCATCGACCTCGGAACGCGCCTGGTCGGCATGTCCGAGACCGCCGTCTCCACGTGGATGGCCGACCTCGCGCTCTGCACGCTGGTCGTCGCCGTCGTCACCGGCGTGACGATGGACCGCCGCGGGTGGAGCACCGACCTCCGGACGAAACTCCGCCTGCTGCTCGGCGTCGTCCTCGTGCAGTTCGCCCTCACGCTCGTCGCGCCCGAGATCCGGACCGTCCCCGGCTTCGGCGCGTGGATCCTCGCCGCGTCGGTCGGCCTCGGCGTCGGCTTCCCGGTGTCGTTCTCGCTCGCCGTCGACCTCGTCCCGGTACCCGACCGTGGCTACGTCGCGGCCGCCATCACGGCCATCGCCTACTTCGCCGCGAACGCCTACCCCCTCGCGTGGTCGGTCGACGTCTTCAGCCGGCTACTCGTCGCCGTGATGCTGCCCGGCATCGTCGTCCTCGCTGTTCTCGTCTCCGGGCGCGTCGACCGCGTCGAGGCGCTGCTCGACGACCTGGCGGTCCAGCACCGCGAGTTCGGCACCGGCAGATTCTGTCAACCCGACCCCATCGGCACCCGGAGTTTCGCGTTCGCCGTCCCCCTCATCCTGATGTTCGGCGTGTTCTTCGTCGACAGCCTCGGCTTCCTGCGCATCATCGACACGCCGGCGCTGTTGCTCAGCTCCTGGCAGTCACCCGACCTCTCGACGCGGCTGTTCATCGCCGTCGCGCACGTCGTCGGCGCGGTGATGGCCGGCGTCATCTACACGAACTTCGACCTGAATCGGCTGTTCCTCTGGACGTTCGCGCTGTTCGCGCTGACCCACGTGGCGTACACCTCCGACCTGCGGGTGGCGGCGCTGTTCCCGGCGCTCGCCAGCGAGGGGTCCTCGCCGCTCAACCCCGGGCTGTACGCCGTCGCGGTGAGCTTCTACACGACGCTGAACTTCGCGCTGTGGCCCGACCTCTCGACCGCCGACACCGTCGGGACACACTCCGCCATCGGCGTCGGAGTCGCCGGGTGGCTCGCCACGTTCCTCAGCACTGCGCTCGCGCTGTACTTCCAGGCGACCGACCTGGCGCTGCTCTCGCACCTGAACGTGGTGCAGGCGCTCTCGCTGCTGCTCCTGTTCGGACTCGCGGTCGGCCTCTACGTCCGCGGGATGGTGACCGTCGCACGGGAGGGGAGCGTCGCGTGA
- a CDS encoding HVO_2922 family protein — protein sequence MATGSTTDGTLDRWYRNRIGTATTGDEVRGYWLFALGVVLGVAGILLFVPSESAGALRQWAVVAAATGLVCVFAGPIIRLPLQRPATLLVYTGAAICLVAIAWFAVAYPYDWSPQTGQPTIVVLYSIGLLAMGLGGVFVPLLTTGIVGEEEHEALESEAEALRSSVADTEADESDLAAQLRALRRSQARFELYEDRGGQYRWRLRHRNGNVIADGGEGYTQKHNAQKGLQSVRRNALGATVLHVESEADLPEAEETFEPVEEADSQASFELYEDNAGEFRFRLRHDNGNVIADGGEGYTSRSGARTAIDRIREYVGPADYLQFDPTGFEIYRDSASEWRWRLVHRNGNVLADSGEGYSRRRDARRAVDRIQADHDEMTIEVFEDAGEEYRWHLQSANGRIVADSGEGYADRGGAEDAVERFREYVSEASVLDLGRAAFELYEDRAGDTRWRLRHRNGNILADSGEGYADRTRARGGIESVKRHAPNAETEE from the coding sequence ATGGCGACAGGATCCACGACAGACGGCACGCTTGACCGGTGGTACCGCAACCGAATCGGCACCGCGACGACGGGCGACGAGGTACGGGGCTACTGGCTGTTCGCGCTCGGGGTCGTACTCGGCGTCGCCGGCATCCTCCTGTTCGTCCCCAGCGAGTCGGCCGGCGCGCTCCGCCAGTGGGCCGTCGTCGCCGCGGCGACGGGGCTCGTCTGCGTGTTCGCGGGGCCGATAATCCGTCTCCCGCTGCAGCGCCCGGCGACCCTGCTCGTCTACACCGGGGCCGCGATCTGTCTCGTGGCGATCGCCTGGTTCGCCGTGGCGTACCCCTACGACTGGAGCCCGCAGACCGGCCAGCCGACCATCGTCGTCCTCTACTCCATCGGGTTGCTCGCGATGGGGCTCGGCGGTGTGTTCGTGCCACTCCTGACGACCGGCATCGTGGGCGAGGAGGAACACGAGGCACTCGAGTCCGAAGCCGAGGCGCTCCGCAGCTCCGTCGCCGACACCGAAGCCGACGAGTCCGACCTCGCGGCCCAGCTCCGCGCGCTCCGCCGGAGCCAGGCACGCTTCGAACTGTACGAGGACAGGGGTGGCCAGTACCGCTGGCGGCTCCGCCACCGCAACGGGAACGTCATCGCCGACGGCGGCGAGGGGTACACCCAGAAGCACAACGCCCAGAAGGGGCTCCAGAGCGTGCGACGCAACGCCCTCGGCGCGACCGTCCTGCACGTCGAGAGCGAGGCCGACCTCCCCGAGGCCGAAGAGACGTTCGAGCCGGTCGAGGAGGCCGACAGTCAGGCGTCGTTCGAACTGTACGAGGACAACGCGGGCGAGTTCCGGTTCCGACTCCGCCACGACAACGGGAACGTCATCGCCGACGGCGGCGAGGGGTACACGTCCCGCAGCGGCGCCCGCACCGCTATCGACCGCATCCGGGAGTACGTCGGGCCAGCGGACTACCTCCAGTTCGACCCGACGGGCTTCGAGATCTACCGCGACAGCGCCAGCGAGTGGCGCTGGCGACTCGTCCACCGCAACGGGAACGTGCTCGCGGACTCCGGCGAGGGCTACTCCCGTCGTCGCGACGCGCGCCGCGCGGTCGACCGTATCCAGGCCGACCACGACGAGATGACGATCGAGGTGTTCGAGGACGCCGGCGAGGAGTACCGCTGGCACCTCCAGAGCGCGAACGGCCGCATCGTCGCCGACTCCGGCGAGGGGTACGCCGACCGGGGCGGCGCCGAGGACGCCGTCGAGCGGTTCCGCGAGTACGTCTCCGAGGCTTCCGTGCTCGACCTCGGGCGTGCCGCGTTCGAACTGTACGAGGACCGCGCCGGGGACACCCGCTGGCGACTCCGCCACCGGAACGGCAACATCCTCGCCGACTCCGGTGAGGGGTACGCCGACCGTACCCGCGCCCGGGGCGGCATCGAGAGCGTGAAGCGACACGCGCCGAACGCCGAAACCGAGGAGTAA
- the ubaA gene encoding SAMP-activating enzyme E1 — translation MSGLNLDPVQLDRYSRHIIMDDVGPTGQQRLLDADVLVVGAGGLGAPVVQYLAAAGVGTLRIVDDDDVERSNLQRQIIHADADVGTPKAESARAYVERLNPDVDVRAHVAHLDQSNVDALLDGVDFVVDCSDNFSTRFLVNDACVLREIPFSHAAIYRFEGQAITVTPDSACYRCLFPEAPPAGTIPDCAEAGVLGVLPGTMGCVQATECVKALLGVGDLLAGRLLFYDAAAMSFEEVPVEANPGCPVCGDDPAIDSVADVDYAERCAVQS, via the coding sequence ATGTCCGGGCTGAATCTCGACCCGGTGCAACTCGACCGGTACTCGCGGCACATCATCATGGACGACGTGGGGCCGACGGGCCAGCAGCGCCTGCTGGACGCCGACGTGCTCGTCGTGGGCGCGGGCGGCCTCGGCGCGCCGGTCGTCCAGTATCTCGCCGCGGCGGGCGTGGGGACGCTGCGCATCGTCGACGACGACGACGTGGAGCGCTCGAACCTCCAGCGGCAGATCATCCACGCGGACGCCGACGTGGGGACGCCGAAGGCCGAGAGTGCACGAGCGTACGTCGAGCGCCTGAACCCCGACGTCGACGTTCGCGCACACGTCGCGCACCTCGACCAGTCGAACGTCGACGCACTCCTCGACGGCGTGGACTTCGTGGTGGACTGCTCGGACAACTTCTCGACGCGCTTCCTCGTCAACGACGCCTGCGTGCTCCGCGAGATCCCGTTCAGCCACGCCGCCATCTACCGCTTCGAGGGGCAGGCCATCACGGTCACGCCCGACAGCGCCTGCTACCGCTGTCTGTTCCCGGAGGCCCCACCCGCGGGGACGATTCCGGACTGCGCGGAGGCCGGCGTGCTCGGCGTCCTGCCGGGGACGATGGGCTGCGTGCAGGCGACCGAGTGCGTGAAGGCGCTCCTCGGCGTCGGCGACCTGCTCGCCGGCCGCCTGCTGTTCTACGACGCCGCGGCGATGTCCTTCGAGGAGGTGCCGGTCGAGGCGAACCCCGGCTGTCCGGTCTGCGGGGACGACCCGGCCATCGACTCGGTGGCGGACGTCGACTACGCCGAGCGCTGTGCAGTACAGTCCTGA